In Pseudomonas oryzihabitans, the DNA window GCCTCGATACCGTAGGCGCGGTTGCCCAGGTAGATCTTGTTGACATAGAGCTCGAGGATCTCGTCCTTGGTCAGTTGGCGCTCGATTTGCAGTGCCAGGAGGATCTCGGTGAATTTGCGCGAGAAGCTGCGCTCGCTGGTCAGGAAGTAGTTCTTCGCGACCTGCATGGTGATGGTGCTACCGCCGGTCTGGATGTGTCCGGTCCTGACCAGCTGGCTCACTGCACGCGCCAGGCTCTTCACATCCACGCCATAGTGATTGGCGAAGTTGTCATCCTCGGCGGAGAGCAGGGCATGGATGAAGTTGGGCGGTATCTCGTTGAAACGCAGTGGCGAGCGGCGCATTTCCCCGAATTCGGCGATGAGCTTGCCGTCCGCGCTGTACACCCGCAAAGGGATCTGCAGTTGCACGTTACGCAGGGCATCGATGGACGGAAGGCTGGGGCTGAGGTAGAGGAAGGCACCGCTGAGACCCAGCAACAGGCTGCAGACCAGGGCGACCAACGACCACCAGAAAAACTTCAGAACACGCATCAAGAGACTTTTCGAATGGAAAGAAGGAAAGGGCGACAGGTGACGGTCAGCCTACACGGCGTCGCCATTATAGGCGCGTTTGGCGGTTGGCCGCTATTTGCTCGGGTGTCAAGTCTGTTATCTAATGCCCGTCTACGGAATACCACCGTCGCTCATAGGGAACTGATGTGCTAGGGCTATTCAGAAAGAAGGCGAATACGCTGCTGGGTATCGACGTCAGTTCGACATCCGTGAAACTCATCGAGTTGAGCCGTGCAGGCGGTCGCTATCGGGTGGAAGCCTATGCGGTCGAACCCCTCCCGGCCAACGCCGTGGTCGAAAAGAACATCGCCGAACTCGAAGGCGTGGGCCTGGCCATCGGCCGGGTGCTGGTCAAGGCCCGCACTTCCGCGCGTAGCGCCGCCGTGGCTGTTTCCGGTTCGGCAGTGATCGCCAAGACCATCGAGATGGATGCCGGCCTGTCTGATGACGAGCTGGAAAACCAGATCAAGCTGGAAGCCGACCAGTACATTCCCTATCCGCTGGACGAGGTCGCCATCGACTTCGAGGTGCAGGGGCCGTCGCCGCGCAATGCCGAGCGCGTCGAGGTGCTGCTGGCTGCCTGCCGAAAGGAAAACGTCGAGGTCCGCGAGGCGGCCCTGGCGCTGGCCGGCATTTCGGCCAAGGTGGTCGACGTCGAGGCCTATGCGCTGGAGCGGGCCTACCAGCTACTGGCCAATCAACTTGGCGGGCATGTCGACGACCTGACCGTGGCGGTGGTCGACATCGGCGCCACCATGACCACGCTGAGCGTGCTGCACAACGGCAAGACCATCTATACCCGCGAGCAGCTGTTTGGCGGGCGCCAGCTTACCGAGGAGATCCAGCGACGCTATGGGTTGTCGGTGGAGGAGGCGGGCCTGGCCAAGAAACAGGGCGGGCTGCCGGACGACTATCAGAGCGAGGTACTGACGCCTTTCCGCGAGGCCGTGGTACAGCAGGTGGCCCGTTCGCTGCAGTTTTTCTTCGCGGCTGGGCAATACAATGATGTGGACTACATCTTGCTTGCGGGTGGGACCGCGTCAATTTCCGGACTCGACCGCTTGATCCAGCAGAAAATCGGCACCCCCACCGTCCTGGCCAATCCCTTCGCCGACATGACCGTCAGCAACAAGGTCAATGCGGCGGCCCTGGCCGGCGATGCCCCGGCGCTGATGATCGCCTGCGGCCTGGCCATGAGGAGTTTCGACTAGATGGCCCGCATCAACCTCTTGCCCTGGCGGGAACAGCTGCGCGAAGAAAGGCGCAAGCAGTTCCTGGTGATCCTGGGCGGCATCTTCGTGCTCTCGTGCGGCGCCGTATTTCTCGGGGATCAATACCTGTCCGGCGAAATCGCCCGTCAGGAGGCCCGCAATGCCTTCATCCAGCAGAACATCGCCCAGCTCGACGTGCGCATCAAGGAAATCAGCGAACTCAAGACCCGCCGTCAGCAGCTGCTGGCGCGGATGAAGATTATCCAGGACCTGCAAGGCAATCGGCCGGTCATCGGTCATGTCTTCGACCAGCTGGTGCGGACGCTGCCGGATGGCGTGTATTTCCGCGAGCTGAAGATGCAGGGCGATACCCTGTCGATCAGTGGCGAGGCGGAATCCAACAACCGGGTCTCCAACCTGATGCGTAATCTTGACGCCTCCGACTGGTTTACGTCGCCAACGCTGATCGAGGTGAAGGCGACCACCGCCGGTGCGGTGGATCAGGCCAATACCTTCCAGCTCACCGTCAAGCAGACCCAGCCCGGTGCTCCGGCGACAGCCCCGCTCGCCAAGGGAGGCAAACCATGAGTCTCGCCGATTCCCTGGCCAGCCTGCGCAAGGTCGACATCAACGAGCTCAGCCTGGAGAATCTGGGTTCCTGGCCCAAGCCGGTCAAAGTCATCGCCTGCCTGCTGATCGTGCTGGTGGTGCTGTTGCTTGGCTATCAGTTCCATCTCAGCGACATGCAGGCGCAGCTGGACAACCAGCGCACCCAGGAAGAAACCCTCAAGCAGCAGTACGCCAGCAAGGCCTTCCAGGCCGCCAATCTGGATGCCTACAAGCAGCAGATGGTCGAGATGGAGGAGTCCTTCGGGGCCCTGCTGCGGCAATTGCCCGGCGATACCGAGGTGCCGGCGCTGCTCGAGGACATCACCCGTACCGGTCTCGGTAGCGGCCTCGAGTTCGAGCAGATCAAGCTGCTGCCGGAAGTCACGCAGCAGTTCTATGTCGAGTTGCCGATCCAGATCACCGTGGTGGGCAGCTATCATGACCTGGCGACCTTCGTCAGCAGCGTTTCTAGCCTGCCGCGCATCGTGACTCTGCACGACTTCGATCTGAAGCCGGTGGATGACAAGAACGCTAACGGGGGCGGCTCGGTGTCAGGTACCGGCGGCAAGTTGCGCATGAACGTCCTGGCCAAGACCTACCGCTACAATGATAAGGGGCTCAGCAAATGAAGACGCCCCTGTTGCTCTGCCTGTTGACCAGCGTGCTGGTTGGCTGTGGTTCCAGCGATACCAGCGACCTGCAGGCGTTCATGGACGAAACCCGCGCCAAGCCGCGTGGGTCCATCGAGCCACTGCCGCAATTTCGCGCCTACGAACCTTTCACCTATGCCGCCTCGGCGATGCGCAGCCCCTTCCAGGCGCCGGTACGCATCGACCCCACGGTGCGCCAGCGCGGGACCGGCAACATCAAGCCTGACGTGAATCGGCCGAAGCAGTTTCTCGAAGGCTTCAACATCGAGACCTTCAGCATGGTGGGCATCCTGGCCAACGCCAGTGGCCGCTATGCGCTGGTCAACGGCGCCGGGGGCGTGCATCGCGTCAAGGTGGGTGACTACCTGGGGCGTAATGACGGGCGCATCACCAAGATCACTGACGGTGAGATCGACGTGATCGAAATCGTCCCGGATGGCGAGGGTGGCTGGCTGGAACGGCCGCGCACCATCACCTTGAAGGAAAAGACTTAATGGGCGGGGCAAGTACAGTGAAGACGAATAGCGCAAGACGGCTGGGACTGGGATTGGCCTTGTTGCTGGGCAGCCTGGCCGGCCAGGCCCTGGCAGCCGATCTGCAGGCCTTGAACGTCGCCTCCCTGCCCGGGGATCGCATCGAGCTCAAGCTGACCTTCGATCAGCCGGTCCCGGTACCCAAGGGCTACACCATCGAGCAGCCGGCGCGGATCGCCCTGGACTTGCCGGGGGTGGCCAACAAGCTGGGCACCAAGAGCCGCGACCTGGGTAACGGCAATGCCCGTAGCGTGACGGTGGTAGAGGCGGGCAACCGGACCCGGCTGATCATCAACCTCACCAACCTGGCCAGCTACGACACCCGCGCCGATGGCCGCAATCTGTTCGTCACCATCGGTGGCACCGCCGGTCGTCAGGCAGCTACCGCCCAGGCCAACCTGACGCCGAATCTGCCGCGCGCCGCCGCTCCAGCCACCGTGACCGCACCGGCGCCAGCGCCTCTGCCAGGCGCTGTCACCCGCACGCCGCTGCCGCCGACTCAGGCCACCTCCACCGTCGCCGCCATGACCGCGCCCCGCCCGCAGCTGCGTGGCAAGGCGATCCGTCATATCGACTTCCAGCGTGGCCCCCAGGGTGAGGGCAACGTGGTCATCGACCTGAGCGAGACCGGCATCAACCCGGATATCCAGGAACAGGGCGGCAAGATCCGCCTGACCTTTGCCGGCACCCAGTTGCCGGAAGAGTTGCGGGTACGGCTGGACGTCAAGGACTTCGCCACTCCGGTGCAGTTCGTCAATGCCTCGGCCGACAGCAGTGGCGCGAGCATCGTCATCGAGCCTACCGGGACCTACGATTACCTGGCCTACCAGACCAATAACCGCCTGACCCTGAGCGTCAAGCCGCTCACTACCGAAGAGAAGGAAAAGCGCGCAGCCGATCGCTTCACCTACACCGGTGAAAAGCTGTCGCTGAATTTCCAGGACATCGATGTGCGCTCGGTGCTGCAGTTGATCGCCGACTTCACCAACCTCAACCTGGTGGCGAGCGACACCGTGCAGGGCAACATCACCCTGCGCCTGCAGAACGTGCCTTGGGATCAGGCGCTGGATCTGATTCTCAAGACCAAGGGGCTCGACAAACGCCAGATCGGCAATGTGCTGCTGGTGGCCCCGGCCGACGAGATCGCTGCCCGCGAACGCCAGGAGCTGGAGTCGCAGAAGCAGATCCAGCAGCTGGCGCCGCTGCGCCGTGATCTGATCCAGGTCAACTACGCCAAGGCCGCCGATATCGCCAAGCTGTTCCAGTCGGTGACCAGTGCTGACAAGACCGCCGACGAGCGCGGCTCCATCTCGGTGGACGAGCGCACCAACAGCATCATCGCCTACCAGACCCAGAATCGCCTGGATGAACTGCGCCGTATCGTCTCGCAGCTGGATATCCCAGTGCGCCAGGTAATGATCGAGGCGCGCCTGGTGGAAGCCAACGTCGACTACAGCAAGCAGCTGGGCGTGCGCTGGGGGGGTAACTCCACGTCGGGCAACTTCGCCGTCTACGGCAAGGACGGCGCCACCACCGTCGATCCCACTACTCGTCAGGTTTTCCTGCCGGGTAGCAGTACCGTGGGTAACTTCACTTCTACCAACGGCGTGGCCCCTACGCCCTTCGTGGATATGGGTGTCGCCGGTAGCACCTCGGGTATCGGCATCGGCTTCATGGCCGGTGGCCATATGCTGGACCTGCAGCTGTCCGCCCTGCAGTCCAGCGGCAACGGCGAAATCATCTCCCAGCCCAAGGTGGTCACCTCGGACAAGGAGACCGCGAAGATCCTGCGCGGTACCGAGATTCCCTATCAGGAAGCCAGTTCCAGTGGCGCGACCAGCACCAGCTTCAAGCAGGCAGCCCTGTCGCTGGAGGTCACGCCGCAGATCACGCCGGACAACCGCATCATCATGGAGGTCAAGGTCAACAAGGATGCCCCTGACTACCAGAACGCCTTGAATGGTGTGCCGCCGATCAGCAAGAACGAGGTCAATGCCAAGGTGCTGGTGAGCGATGGCGAGACCATCGTGCTGGGCGGGGTGTTCTCCAATACCCAGACCAAGTCCACCACCAAGGTGCCGATGCTGGGCGATATTCCTTATGTCGGCCGGTTGTTCCGCCGGGATTCGGTCACGGACAGCAAAGTCGAGCTGCTGATCTTCCTCACGCCGCGTATCATGAACAACCAGGCGATAGCGGTTGGTCGATGACATAAGTGCGTAATCTGTTTCTCGTAGGACCGATGGGCTCGGGCAAGAGCACCATCGGTCGGCTCCTGGCGAAGGAATTGCGGCTGCCGTTCAAGGATTCCGACAAGGTAATCGAAGAACGCACCGGTGCCGACATCCCCTGGATCTTCGATGTGGAAGGCGAGCAGGGCTTTCGCGAGCGTGAACACGCCGCGATCGCCGAGCTATGCGCGGAGAACGGTCTGGTGATGGCCACCGGGGGCGGCGCTGTGCTGCGCGAAGACAATCGCCAGGCACTCAAGCATGGCGGGCGGGTCATCTATCTGCATGCCTCCATCGAGCAGCAGATCGAGCGGACCTCGCGGGACCGCAATCGGCCACTGCTGCAGACCGCCGATCCCGCGGCCGTATTGCGCAATCTCATGGCCATGCGCGATCCGCTGTATCGCGAGATCGCCGACATCATCATCGAGACCGACGAGCGGCCACCGCGGCTGGTGGTGTTGCAGATACTCGACCGTCTGAAAGCCCTGGCACCACATTAAAGCCGCGGGCGTTCTGCGCTATGCTAGGCGCCCTTTGAATCAAGGTGATGGCATGCGGACTCTTCACGTCGAGCTCGGTGAGCGCAGCTACCCGATCTACATCGGCCAGGGCCTTCTGGATCGACCGGAATGCTTCCTGCCCCATCTCGCCGGACGCAAGGTGGCGATTGTCACCAATGACACCATCGCGCCGCTTTATCTGGAGCGCCTGCTGCGCACCCTGGGCGATCGGCAGGTCAGCGCCATCGTGCTGCCCGACGGCGAGGCGCACAAGAACTGGGAAACCCTGCAGCTGATCTTCGATGGTCTGTTGCAGGATCGCCATGACCGCAAGACCACCCTCATCGCCCTGGGCGGCGGGGTGATCGGCGACATGGGCGGCTTTGCCGCGGCCTGCTATCAGCGTGGGGTGGACTTCATCCAGGTACCCACCACGCTCCTGTCCCAGGTGGATTCCTCGGTGGGCGGCAAGACCGGCATCAACCACCCGCTGGGCAAGAACATGGTCGGCGCCTTCTATCAGCCGAAGGCGGTAATCATCGACACCGACAGCCTGGCGACCCTGCCGGCGCGCGAGCTGTCGGCTGGCCTGGCCGAGGTCATCAAGTATGGCCTGATCTGTGACGAACCCTTTCTTGGCTGGCTCGAAGAGCACGTCGAGGCGCTGCTGGCACTGGATCAGACCGCGCTCACCGAAGCCATCGAGCGCTCCTGCGCGGCCAAGGCCCAGGTGGTGGGCAGCGACGAGCGCGAGTCGGGCCTGCGGGCGATCCTCAACCTCGGCCATACCTTCGGACATGCCATCGAGACCCACCAGGGCTATGGCGTCTGGCTGCATGGCGAGGCGGTCTCCGCCGGCATGGTGATGGCGCTGCAGATGTCCCTGCTGCTGGGCTGGTTGAGTCCTGCGCAGCGTGACCGGGCGATCCGCCTGCTGGTCAAAGCCAAGCTGCCCGTGGTGCCCCCGGCCGATATGCAGCCGGCCGATTTCGAACGCCTCATGGCGGTGGACAAGAAGGTCCTGGACGGACAACTACGGCTGGTGCTGCTCAGTGACCTGGGCCAAGCCGTGGTGACCGCTGACTTCGCCCGCGACATTCTCGAGCAGACGCTGCGTACCGATTACCAAGCGCTGACCGCCCAGTAAGGAGAACAAGAGAGTCCCATGTCCAATCTGCATGCCGACGAAGCCTTTCTCGGTCACTATCAGTTCACTCACGACCCGTTCGCTGCCCGCGTTCCCGGTTTCAAATTCTTTCCGGCGCAGCGCAAGCCGGTACTTGGCCAGTTGCATCACCTGGCTCGCTACAGCCAGCTCCTGCTGGTGGTCAGTGGTCCCGAGGGCAGTGGCAAGACCTTGCTGCGCCAGGCGCTGGCGGCCAGCACCAAGAAGGAAGCCGTGCATTGCGTGGTGATTTCCGCGCAGAACGGCGGCGACGTCCGCACCGTGCTGGCCCAGGTAGCCAAGGGCGTGGGCGCTGACAGCCAGACGCCGGCGGCCATTCTCGAACAGGCTGCGGAAGTGCGCCTGGCGGGGCAGGAGGTCTACATCCTGGTGGACGATGCCGAGGCGCTGGCGACCCCCGCGCTGGAAGCCCTGCTGGAGTTGGCTGGCGGCACCGAAAAGGAGCGCCTGCACGTCTTCCTGTTTGGCGAGGCGGAAGTAGTGATGCGCCTGGAGGATATCGCTCAGGGCGAAGAGCGCTATCACGCCATCGAATTGCTGCCCTACAGCGAAAGCGAAGCCGAAGAGTATCTGGCCCAGCGCCTGGAAGGTGCCGGTCAGGGGCTGGAAATCTTCACCGACGAGCAGCTCGCGACCATTCACGAGCGCTCCGGTGGCTGGCCTGGTCGCCTTAACGAAGAGGCTCGCGATGTCCTGGTGGCGGGCATGAGCGCCCGTCGCAAGAAGGCGGCTGCGCCGGCGAAAGGATCGCGCAACCTGCTGGCGGCCCTGCCGCGCAAGCATCTGATCATCCTCGGCGTTGTGGTGGTGGCGGTAGGTGCCGCGGCCCTGTCGCTCAAGGGTGGCAAGAGCGAAGCACCGACCACCGCGAACGAGCAGAACCTGCCCCTGGGCGGCCAGAGCACGGCCGGCACCAGCAGGGATGCCCAGGGCGCGCCCATCCAGTTCGACGGTTCCTCCAAGCCGCTTCCCCTGCCGCTGGTGGGTGATTCGCAACCGGTCATTCGCGAACCGTTGGCGGAAGCAGCGGGCGGTCGCCAGGCTGGAACCGCGGCGGGCAACGACATGGAAGCCGGCGGAGTGCCGCCTACCGTGAGCACCGAGGCCCCGCCCGTGAGCGATGAGGACGAGCTGCCCAGCCGTACCCCGGCCCGCTCCTCCGCGCCCAGCGCCCCAGCGGTGACTGCACCGGCTCCCCGGCATACGGCGCCTGCCGCGCCGACTCCGGCACCGACCAAGCCAGCCCCAGCCGCGGCGCCTGCCCATTCGGCTGGCACTGCGGCAGGTTGGTATGGCAGCCAGTCGGGCAGCA includes these proteins:
- the aroB gene encoding 3-dehydroquinate synthase, which gives rise to MRTLHVELGERSYPIYIGQGLLDRPECFLPHLAGRKVAIVTNDTIAPLYLERLLRTLGDRQVSAIVLPDGEAHKNWETLQLIFDGLLQDRHDRKTTLIALGGGVIGDMGGFAAACYQRGVDFIQVPTTLLSQVDSSVGGKTGINHPLGKNMVGAFYQPKAVIIDTDSLATLPARELSAGLAEVIKYGLICDEPFLGWLEEHVEALLALDQTALTEAIERSCAAKAQVVGSDERESGLRAILNLGHTFGHAIETHQGYGVWLHGEAVSAGMVMALQMSLLLGWLSPAQRDRAIRLLVKAKLPVVPPADMQPADFERLMAVDKKVLDGQLRLVLLSDLGQAVVTADFARDILEQTLRTDYQALTAQ
- a CDS encoding PilN domain-containing protein; amino-acid sequence: MARINLLPWREQLREERRKQFLVILGGIFVLSCGAVFLGDQYLSGEIARQEARNAFIQQNIAQLDVRIKEISELKTRRQQLLARMKIIQDLQGNRPVIGHVFDQLVRTLPDGVYFRELKMQGDTLSISGEAESNNRVSNLMRNLDASDWFTSPTLIEVKATTAGAVDQANTFQLTVKQTQPGAPATAPLAKGGKP
- the aroK gene encoding shikimate kinase AroK, whose translation is MRNLFLVGPMGSGKSTIGRLLAKELRLPFKDSDKVIEERTGADIPWIFDVEGEQGFREREHAAIAELCAENGLVMATGGGAVLREDNRQALKHGGRVIYLHASIEQQIERTSRDRNRPLLQTADPAAVLRNLMAMRDPLYREIADIIIETDERPPRLVVLQILDRLKALAPH
- the pilQ gene encoding type IV pilus secretin PilQ; its protein translation is MGGASTVKTNSARRLGLGLALLLGSLAGQALAADLQALNVASLPGDRIELKLTFDQPVPVPKGYTIEQPARIALDLPGVANKLGTKSRDLGNGNARSVTVVEAGNRTRLIINLTNLASYDTRADGRNLFVTIGGTAGRQAATAQANLTPNLPRAAAPATVTAPAPAPLPGAVTRTPLPPTQATSTVAAMTAPRPQLRGKAIRHIDFQRGPQGEGNVVIDLSETGINPDIQEQGGKIRLTFAGTQLPEELRVRLDVKDFATPVQFVNASADSSGASIVIEPTGTYDYLAYQTNNRLTLSVKPLTTEEKEKRAADRFTYTGEKLSLNFQDIDVRSVLQLIADFTNLNLVASDTVQGNITLRLQNVPWDQALDLILKTKGLDKRQIGNVLLVAPADEIAARERQELESQKQIQQLAPLRRDLIQVNYAKAADIAKLFQSVTSADKTADERGSISVDERTNSIIAYQTQNRLDELRRIVSQLDIPVRQVMIEARLVEANVDYSKQLGVRWGGNSTSGNFAVYGKDGATTVDPTTRQVFLPGSSTVGNFTSTNGVAPTPFVDMGVAGSTSGIGIGFMAGGHMLDLQLSALQSSGNGEIISQPKVVTSDKETAKILRGTEIPYQEASSSGATSTSFKQAALSLEVTPQITPDNRIIMEVKVNKDAPDYQNALNGVPPISKNEVNAKVLVSDGETIVLGGVFSNTQTKSTTKVPMLGDIPYVGRLFRRDSVTDSKVELLIFLTPRIMNNQAIAVGR
- the pilO gene encoding type 4a pilus biogenesis protein PilO is translated as MSLADSLASLRKVDINELSLENLGSWPKPVKVIACLLIVLVVLLLGYQFHLSDMQAQLDNQRTQEETLKQQYASKAFQAANLDAYKQQMVEMEESFGALLRQLPGDTEVPALLEDITRTGLGSGLEFEQIKLLPEVTQQFYVELPIQITVVGSYHDLATFVSSVSSLPRIVTLHDFDLKPVDDKNANGGGSVSGTGGKLRMNVLAKTYRYNDKGLSK
- a CDS encoding AAA family ATPase; this encodes MSNLHADEAFLGHYQFTHDPFAARVPGFKFFPAQRKPVLGQLHHLARYSQLLLVVSGPEGSGKTLLRQALAASTKKEAVHCVVISAQNGGDVRTVLAQVAKGVGADSQTPAAILEQAAEVRLAGQEVYILVDDAEALATPALEALLELAGGTEKERLHVFLFGEAEVVMRLEDIAQGEERYHAIELLPYSESEAEEYLAQRLEGAGQGLEIFTDEQLATIHERSGGWPGRLNEEARDVLVAGMSARRKKAAAPAKGSRNLLAALPRKHLIILGVVVVAVGAAALSLKGGKSEAPTTANEQNLPLGGQSTAGTSRDAQGAPIQFDGSSKPLPLPLVGDSQPVIREPLAEAAGGRQAGTAAGNDMEAGGVPPTVSTEAPPVSDEDELPSRTPARSSAPSAPAVTAPAPRHTAPAAPTPAPTKPAPAAAPAHSAGTAAGWYGSQSGSKYALQVVGTSTEKAAQDFIARQTDSGSFHYFKKSYQGKALYVVTYGSFANRAAAEAAAKQLPAKVQASKPWPRTFASIQQDIATSR
- a CDS encoding pilus assembly protein PilP, with product MKTPLLLCLLTSVLVGCGSSDTSDLQAFMDETRAKPRGSIEPLPQFRAYEPFTYAASAMRSPFQAPVRIDPTVRQRGTGNIKPDVNRPKQFLEGFNIETFSMVGILANASGRYALVNGAGGVHRVKVGDYLGRNDGRITKITDGEIDVIEIVPDGEGGWLERPRTITLKEKT
- a CDS encoding pilus assembly protein PilM — protein: MLGLFRKKANTLLGIDVSSTSVKLIELSRAGGRYRVEAYAVEPLPANAVVEKNIAELEGVGLAIGRVLVKARTSARSAAVAVSGSAVIAKTIEMDAGLSDDELENQIKLEADQYIPYPLDEVAIDFEVQGPSPRNAERVEVLLAACRKENVEVREAALALAGISAKVVDVEAYALERAYQLLANQLGGHVDDLTVAVVDIGATMTTLSVLHNGKTIYTREQLFGGRQLTEEIQRRYGLSVEEAGLAKKQGGLPDDYQSEVLTPFREAVVQQVARSLQFFFAAGQYNDVDYILLAGGTASISGLDRLIQQKIGTPTVLANPFADMTVSNKVNAAALAGDAPALMIACGLAMRSFD